A DNA window from Allokutzneria albata contains the following coding sequences:
- the pdxR gene encoding MocR-like pyridoxine biosynthesis transcription factor PdxR — translation MAQNWTTLRELLLPALDGSPRSTERALRAAVRSGGLRAGTRLPSSRDLAAQLGVSRGTVTAAYEQLVAEGYLISKRGSGTRVADAVNTAVAPQDTPVATTRQWRYDLRSGLPALGMFPRAAWLAAARAALAELPDAALGYPDPAGLAELRAELVGYLGRVRSVVAAPSDVLVTHGASEGMALLANVLHRNGHASIAVEHPSHEGQANLLRSHGLHVVPIAVDEHGLRVADLEATDCRAVLVTSAHQFPLGVALSPERRHALLAWARARDGLVIEDDYDAEHRYDRPAVGAMQAMDPSRVVYMGSVSKTLAPALRLGWLVAPSRLSQALVNRKLMHDLGCGPLPQATFARFLREGGYDRHLRRTRLAYRERRDALLSAIRAHFPSWSVVGIAAGLHLVVRLPEGTDDDEAQDRLAARGIHALALSKHSWGLPSPYPGLVLGYAALSPDRLRAAVAEMAAALA, via the coding sequence ATGGCGCAGAATTGGACCACTTTGCGGGAGCTCCTGCTCCCTGCCCTCGACGGCTCGCCGCGGTCGACCGAACGCGCGCTCCGGGCGGCGGTGCGCTCCGGTGGGCTGCGCGCGGGCACCCGGCTGCCGTCGAGCCGGGACCTGGCCGCGCAGCTCGGTGTCTCGCGAGGCACGGTGACCGCGGCGTACGAGCAGCTGGTCGCGGAGGGGTACTTGATCAGCAAGCGCGGTTCGGGAACGCGAGTCGCCGACGCGGTGAACACGGCCGTCGCTCCGCAGGACACCCCGGTCGCGACCACAAGGCAGTGGCGCTACGACCTGCGCTCCGGCTTGCCCGCGCTGGGCATGTTCCCCAGAGCGGCTTGGTTGGCCGCGGCACGGGCCGCGTTGGCCGAGTTGCCCGACGCCGCACTGGGCTATCCGGATCCGGCGGGGCTCGCTGAGCTCCGCGCCGAGTTGGTCGGCTACCTCGGCCGCGTCCGTTCCGTGGTCGCAGCGCCGAGCGACGTGCTGGTCACACACGGCGCGTCCGAAGGCATGGCACTGCTCGCGAACGTCTTGCACCGCAACGGACACGCGAGCATCGCCGTTGAGCACCCGAGCCATGAGGGGCAGGCGAACCTCCTGCGCTCGCATGGCCTGCACGTGGTCCCGATCGCCGTGGACGAACACGGGTTGCGGGTTGCGGACCTTGAGGCCACAGATTGCCGTGCGGTCCTCGTGACGTCCGCGCACCAATTCCCGCTTGGCGTCGCCCTGAGCCCCGAGCGACGGCACGCGCTGCTCGCGTGGGCGCGTGCGCGAGACGGCTTGGTGATCGAGGACGACTACGACGCCGAGCACCGCTACGACAGGCCCGCGGTCGGCGCCATGCAGGCGATGGACCCGTCGCGCGTGGTGTACATGGGCAGCGTCAGCAAGACGCTCGCGCCCGCGTTGCGCCTGGGATGGCTCGTCGCGCCCAGCCGTCTTTCGCAGGCACTGGTGAACCGGAAGCTCATGCACGACCTGGGCTGCGGGCCGCTGCCCCAGGCGACGTTCGCCCGGTTCCTGCGAGAGGGCGGTTACGACAGGCACCTGCGCCGGACCCGCCTGGCGTACCGGGAACGACGGGACGCGCTGCTGTCCGCGATCCGCGCGCACTTCCCGTCGTGGTCGGTCGTGGGCATCGCGGCAGGGCTGCACCTGGTGGTCCGGCTGCCCGAGGGGACGGACGACGACGAGGCCCAAGACCGTTTGGCGGCGCGGGGAATCCACGCGCTGGCGCTGTCGAAGCACTCCTGGGGGCTGCCCTCGCCGTATCCGGGGCTCGTGCTCGGGTACGCGGCGCTGAGCCCGGACCGGCTGCGGGCGGCGGTGGCGGAGATGGCGGCCGCGCTCGCCTGA